From one Chanodichthys erythropterus isolate Z2021 chromosome 3, ASM2448905v1, whole genome shotgun sequence genomic stretch:
- the LOC137005028 gene encoding uncharacterized protein, with product MEGLVNEGMDKGSMMELEDKIEKTDIYICDEAVRDMKHKKDTEDFNTSKTQTPQHTESDSVRIGSSRAALVCLGLLCVLLLTAVIVLCVYIHTKSTNYTEERDQLLTTITSLTKERDQLITETTNLTEERDQLITKTTNLTEERDQLITKTTNLTEERDQLITKTTNLTEERDQLITKTTNLTEERDHLIIQNGNLTKEIVLIDGWTNYQYSVYFISSEKKSWTESRRYCTDRGADLIIINNKEEQNFVRNITSSADLVWIGLTDSDVEGTWKWVDGTSMTSGFSFWGSGEPNGNTNENCALIYSSGWADYPLFDRDYTIFITTETMKCFICGKYGHIKTGCPVVKEAQRAKNGSESDPVRDVVENDLVKRTTESVASDLNAEISASIEMGEKDDSIEITDATVPDARQIGTNDPVETVEGLKQSGEKDRPKVSDVLDEVQASSSRAAAGAEGSAAAAEAEGSAAAAETEGSAAAAEAEGLAAAAETEGSAAAAEAEGLAAAAETEGSAAAAEAEGLAAAAEAEGLAAAGAEGSDQKSISQAASLGGSYARLEEGSSLFPHI from the exons ATGGAAGGGCTTGTGAATGAAGGTATGGATAAAGGCTCGATGATGGAATTAGAAGACAAAATAGAGAAGACAGATATCTACATCTGTGATGAGGCTGTAAGAGACATGAAACATAAGAAAGACACGGAGGACTTTAACACATCGAAAACCCAAACCCCTCAACACACAG AAAGTGATTCTGTGAGGATCGGAAGCTCCAGAGCAGCTCTAGTGTGTTTGGGTCTGCTGTGTGTTCTTCTGCTGACTGCAGTCATAGTGCTGTGTGTCTACATCCATACAAAGAGCACAAACTACACAGAAGAGAGAGACCAGCTACTAACTACGATTACCAGCCTGACAAAGGAAAGAG ACCAGTTAATAACCGAGACTACCAACCTCACAGAAGAGAGAGACCAGTTAATAACCAAGACTACCAACCTCACAGAAGAGAGAGACCAGTTAATAACCAAGACTACCAACCTCACAGAAGAGAGAGACCAGTTAATAACCAAGACTACCAACCTCACAGAAGAGAGAGACCAGTTAATAACCAAGACTACCAACCTCACAGAAGAGAGAGACCACTTAATAATCCAGAATGGTAATCTGACTAAGGAGA TTGTtttgatagatggatggacaaaCTATCAATACAGTGTTTACTTCATTTCCTCTGAGAAGAAGAGCTGGACTGAGAGCAGAAGATACTGTACAGACAGAGGAGCAGATCTGATCATCATAAACAACAAAGAGGAACAA AATTTTGTCAGAAACATTACTAGTTCTGCTGATTTAGTCTGGATTGGTCTGACTGACAGTGATGTGGAGGGCACATGGAAATGGGTTGATGGCACCAGCATGACCTCTGG TTTCAGCTTCTGGGGGTCTGGAGAGCCAAATGGAAACACAAACGAGAACTGTGCTCTAATTTATTCATCAGGATGGGCTGATTATCCCT TGTTTGATAGGGACTATACGATCTTCATCACTACTGAGACCATGAAATGCTTTATTTGCGGAAAATATGGCCACATTAAAACAGGCTGTCCAGTGGTTAAAGAGGCTCAACGTGCAAAAAATGGTTCCGAATCTGATCCAGTGCGAGATGTTGTGGAGAATGATTTAGTTAAACGGACCACAGAAAGTGTTGCATCTGATTTGAATGCGGAAATTTCCGCGTCTATTGAAATGGGAGAAAAGGATGATAGTATTGAAATTACAGATGCGACAGTTCCTGACGCTAGACAGATTGGAACGAATGATCCTGTAGAGACTGTTGAGGGGTTAAAACAGTCTGGAGAAAAAGACAGGCCTAAAGTGAGTGATGTCTTGGATGAGGTACAGGCATCAAGCA GTAgagcggcggctggagctgagggctcggcggcggcggctgaagctgagggctcggcggcggcggctgaaacagagggctcggcggcggcggctgaaGCAGAGGGTTTGGCGGCGGCGGCTGAAacagagggctcggcggcggcggctgaaGCAGAGGGTTTGGCGGCGGCGGCTGAAacagagggctcggcggcggcggctgaaGCAGAGGGTTTGGCGGCGGCGGCTGAAGCAGAGGGTttggcggcggctggagcagagggctcggACCAAAAGTCTATAAGCCAGGCCGCCTCACTTGGCGGCTCATATGCGAGGCTGGAAGAGGGGTCCAGTCTATTCCCtcatatataa